The Pseudopipra pipra isolate bDixPip1 chromosome 4, bDixPip1.hap1, whole genome shotgun sequence DNA segment aatttttatttaaattgttcTATTTGACTACTCTTCTGTTTCATATATagattgaaaaataaatgttcataTATGCTGaaagaaaccagaaaatattttaaacatttatgaaaagaaattttgcttATAGTGGAAATCTAATGAATGTTGTACAGTTCTAATCTCCTCACTGAGGATCTgagcattccttttttttttcttgtgtattGAAAAAGCCTTGTTGTGCAATACTACATGTAAAGCTATTGTGAAAATTTTATCAATTTTGTTTTTACCAAAGATTTCCTGTAGTTTGAAGCATTTGTAAGCAATAAATATCACAACTGGATTGCAGTATTTGATAGTGAGGCTGTACTGACAACTAATGAATGAGTTTGACAGCACTAGTTTCATAAGAAATATCTACATTGCTTTGAAGTCTGTGTCAAAATTATGTATTGTAAACTGGTATGTCCTAACAGAATGCCTGTGTTAAATGTTAGTTCAGAGATCACTGCTTATGAATTGCTTCTATGAATGATCAAGCAGACATTTAATTAAACCATTCTAATAACTTCCCTGATATTACTCAGGGCTCTTTTATTCAAATACCCCACTTTCAAACAACCTTCAGATATTTCCCTTATTTTATACCAGGAAAGGAAACTGTCTTCagtggttttttgcttttggttatttttttaatttatgtaaaaatatgtaaatatggTCTTAATGCACATCTAAATAATTAAACATCATCAGAAATCCCAAGGTGACACTCATTACTGTCTTTTCAATTCAGTACAGTTGTGCTCTTAGAAAAACTACTTGCAGTTAAAATTGGCTGTATTGTAAGGTACATGCTATCTGTATTCTATATTTAATCAACAATTTAGTAACATCTAGCTTTCTGTTCCAACAGATTCAGGAAAGTTTTCAGGTCATGGCACAGTCCTAAGAAGCAAGCTAAATTCGGCACTTAAAAAGTTTTATAAGTAAGTGGGTATTTAGAAATGTGCAAGCTTACCATAGCAATTAAGTTTTACTAGTGGTTAATCAAAGTATCTTTTGATAAAAGACTGAGCATGACATTGCTCAGACATACTCCTAGCCAAAAGAATTTTCAGAATATTAAAAGAAACACTACCtatgcagaaaggaaaaaactatttttatttggttttggcttGATTCATGTGCTATATAGCAGTATgacataaagaaaatatatctgTTCCCAGATAAATGTCCTTAATAAAACTTTAAGTCTTtaatactattttaaaaagtctgcCTTGGCTTCATCTCAGTTAAAGAAAGAGtgagcttttttctttattttagatAAAATGAATCAGGAAATTGCTTTAAATAAGAATTTAGAGAAGGTTGAAAACAAGCAGTAAGTAAGGCACAGTCTGTAATTGCTGGAGATTAATGATGATTTACTGTAggaaatacatttatatacCAGTCGTAGTTAAAGGAAGCGCTAAATTCTCCCAAGATTAGCTGCCACTTCAAGGTCAGAGGCAACAGCAGGATCCAGGTGGCATGCCTTTGAAAACAAAGAATACAAGTGTTCTGGTTTATAGCtacaataaaatttaaaattagcaTACTTGACTATAGTGTTAatcttgggtttatttttttaaattctgttggCATGGCCTGTGCTGGCTTCAGTCAGAAATATAAAACTGCTTACAGACTGGATCACTTTCATTCACTTCCATCCTCTCTTTCAGTACCCTTAGGAGGTGCCCATCTTCTGTTTCTCACCTCTTTCGAAACTGACTGAGTCTATGAAAGGTATGCCAAAACCACAGCAGggaagttaattaaaaaaaaaaaagattttaactTTAAGTAGGTGTAATTGTACAGTTAACATGAGAATTTTCCAGGCAAAAAGAAACTGGACACCCCCACAACTCTTACTTGTTCTAAAGTTACTGTTTCAGGGAGCTTCCTTGTTTATATtatgttccttttcttttattgttgATTCAGAGATGCATGGCACCAGTCAATAGGAAGTATCTCTTTTTATATTGAGAAGGTAGTGACATTCATAGATCAGTATCAGATGTACAGCTAGTGAATAACGAGTAAAAGTTGTAATCTTCTTTCAGTAGTGGTGGTTTTGCTAGACTTAAGGAGACAATGGCTCCCACAAAGCCATGCAGCAATTTAATCCTGATGGACCTCTTTGATGCCTTAAGATGTAGCTAGGAATAATGCTACAGTGTTCATAACACCTCAGCTTAGATTCCTTTCCTTATCCTATCCTCTATAACACTTTTCACAGCAGaagaacaaaaatgtttaaaatgtctGTATTCAGAAGATCACCTGCCTTGCTAAGACTCTCATACCAGTGGCTTCCCCGAGTCAGGAGCcacaaaaattatttgataATTTATCATTTACATAACTCTCCATTTGTTTAGATTGCATCAAGTTGGAAATCAGAGTATTCTACTTGCAGAAACAAATGGTAACTACATGCACAGAAATCATAGTCTCTCTAAAGCACAGATGCAAACTTTCTATGCTCCCTTCAGTTGATATAATCACCTAGCCTTGATGTACCTTTAGGCATCACAGATATTACTTAGCAGATTCATCTTCTAGAGGCAATTACTGatatttttcctgaagcaaTAAATCTTACTCCAAGATTAAACGTTGAAAAAAATGtgactgtttttttccctgggtATAGGGAACAGGGAAAGCAGTAAATCCTCAGTTATTgctaaaaatgtaattataaaaataagcaTGAGAACCAGTTATGGCCAATTTAAGTATTGTTAATGAAGGTTATAATTGTTAGAGAATCTAAAGTAGAGGAAAAGTAATGATGTTTCAGTTTTAGAGAATGACAGAAAGCAAATTGATTTGGGATAGAATTATTCAAATTGTTATAGCTAATTTATCTTTCAAGTTACCAAGCTCTTTGTTGTGGTGATtaccatggattttttttgttggttttgtagAATGCTTTGTTTGCTTAAGCAAGTGGCCAGATAGCATCCTTTCAAGACAATTTTTAGTAGTTTTCAATACACTTTATCACTATACCTTTTCTtgcacagatttcttttttaatacgAATAATGCTGGAGTTTTTAACAGAACAGCAAGTTGAAAGACTCAAATCCAAGGTATTGCTCAGTTTCATGAGATATAAATTAGTCTTTAAGACTTTCTCAACTTACCTTAGAATAGTATTTTTTAGCAGCATCTTGATCTTGCTTTATGCCTCGGCCAAGCTGGAGGCATCTAGCCAAGTAGAAAGCAGCCATAGCAACCCCCTTGGCTACATATGTTGGATGGCAATCAGCTTTCTTGGCTAGCATATTGATGTCATTGTTTTCTGTGGTCCTATTGTGGAATTTAGAGCATTAGGTTAGATAATGCTAGTTCAAGCTATAATTAAAGTTGACCATATATAACCTTGACAATGCTTCCTTTCCGTTTCTGGTATTATCCAAAGTAAGCTGCAATTTACATGTATTCAGCCTCTTATGAGGATTTTTCTATTCGGTATTTGATTTAAAGTTAGTCTTATTTGAATATGGTGATATTAAACAGCAAACAAATATATAACTTTTGAAGTCACATTCATTATAGTCATACTGGTTATAAAAGGCAACGTATTTTACACTAATTGTTCctattaaattatttcatgGAAATTATATGTGGAAGAAAGGCAGTTGTAATTCAGCAACCTCATCTGGtagaagatgtccctgcccacagcaagggGGCTGCCACCAGATGATCTATAAAGGgtcaacccaaatcattccatgatttgACGATTCTAAAATTCCAAGTCCTTACTAGGATATTGTTCCCAATTAGCCCTCTTCAAGCCAGTGCCTGCTAAATCACTTGAATGTGTTGAGAGCAACATTCTCCCACCTAATTTGGTCCTGTTAACAAATACAGTAACACAATTGTTCTTAGTAGCCAGAACATTCAAATATGACAACAGTAACCAATTATCTCATCTTTCCTGATGCATAGcatttttgcttcctttccaaAAGATACACCACAGGATGCTGATGCAGATAACAATATCACTCAAGTTAGGCAAAGACACTTTCATCACAGCTGATTTCAAGAACATACCGCAGAAATGGGTAAGTAGAACCATATGGGATAACTAAATTATTTGAAGTGAAGTATCAGTAGCTAATCCAGACTTCAAATATTAGGCAAGGTTATACTGTACATAATAACATAATGTTTGTATGCTTGTACATAATGTAACAAACTATGTAGTTGGTGTGAACATAGAAGGACAAATTTTAGCAGAAAAGGTATTGGTACTTGATACTACTGGTTGAACTGCTGAGATTTTTGCCTCAAGGCCAACTGCACTTCTAATGGTGGCAGTATCTTTTGGTTCAGAAATTGTCACTTCTGACTGTACTGTGGGATTTCATTGCTATTTTGTGCAATCACAATTGGAGCTGATGAAATGCACAGTTTACTTGTCTGAATAATCTACCGTGCAGCATTGACTGGAGGGGATTCATTCCAAGCGAGACAGGCTAGACTAGACTGAATAGCTATCAGTCTACTTACagtgcaaaagaaagaaaagcagcaattcagaaagaaacaatCCCTTCCAGCAAGGAGTATAGCAAACAGCATTCATAGCTGAACTTATGAATTACCAGAGCTGTATATGTGGTGGCATATACAGGGTGCAGCTTCTTTAAGATGGTAAGTTGTTATTTGTTTattgccaggcagcagcagtttcATAAACATACCCCAAGAGGCGTGAATGCTATTGTGTGCAGCTTGTGCAAGTAGTCTGTCTATCTGCAGTTTATTTCCAGCAAATCAATAATCTGATTGACAGATTGAATTTATACACTGAGTTCTGGAGGTTTGTCACAGAAATGTGCTGTTTATCAGCTGTAGAACTGGCACCAACATTGCTCTTGTTCTCCCTGACTAGTTCAAGATACAGAAACATGATACAGACTATTTTAAATACTGCAGCCTATCACAAAAGCCACTATTTCTTCAATACACAAGCCACTGGGGAGTGTGTAGGTAGAGCAGTGAGTCCCACAGTGACTGCCTGTGAAAAGGCCAGTCAGTGCTGCCTAACTGGGGCTCAGACCAGTACCTTTAGGCAAGAAGATAATCACTAGAAACCATTTGCCTGCAGATGCCTGTTTTGTGGTACAGGCTTAAAAGCGCCTGTACAGTATGCATCCTCATAAGCAGCAACTGATGAAGAGCTCAAGGGTGATAACTTGGCACTGTGTGCAGCAGCTGCTTGTAAgtcccaggcagtgctgctgagaGTGCTTACTGCAGTAAGCAGTGATGACCAGTATCAATGCTTGCATTTCCTGAACGAGACCAAAGCACACTGAGCCACAGAGCAAGGAAATGATGGATGGGAGGCAGTGGATAGAAATTATATTGAGATGGGGTAGGTGGAGAGTGGAAGAATACTTGTGTTCTTTGTATTAGAAATGCTGAGACAGATAAGTGGTTTTGGAATCATGCTCCTGTGGCGGACACCACAGAGAATGAGACACCTTGGACCCTGGTGATCCACAAAAGCAGGACTTTACCACCCTACAGCATTGCAACCAAAGTCAGATCTGAAGCTTTAACTGCTCTATATACCCGAAAGCAAAGTCTGCAAGGAGAAACTCTACCAGGAGTTCACAGTGGATACCACAAAAATCAATGTGGAGTGCTTGGGTGACTCTCTATGAAGGGGCACTGAGGCTCCCATCTGCCAGCCTGAGGGGGACTCACGAGGGGTGTGCGGCTGTCCAGGAGCTGAGGTCCAAGATGTTGCTGGGAGGGTGCCACAGCTTTCAAGAGGGTGCCACAGACCCTTTGCTACTCTCTCATGTGGGCGCAAGTGACACCACAGAATCAAGGAAAACTACAAAGGCCTGGAGGTGTACACAAAAAGTATTTGTGCCAGGTTaccttttcttccattttaccAGTTAGGTGGAAGGATGCGGCCAAAACCAGACATATAATACAAATAAACTTCTGGCTTTCTGGCTGGTCCTGTCATGACTGTTTTGGATTTTATGACAACAGGGCATTCTTTGACTACAGCCCGTTAGGGAGGGATGGGATCTGCTTGGCTAAAGAGGCAAGGGAATCTTTAGCTAACCTGGTGAGGCAAGCTTTaaagagaaggacttgggagcACTTTGGACTGAAAGTGGTAGCACTTGTGCCATTGCAACCAAATGGGGAATAAATCAAGCCAATCAGAGCAGCAACAAATATTCTTTAGCTGACTCCCAAGATGTGAACCAGAAGACCAACTACCTCAAGTGTATGTATACAGTGCACACAGCCTGGGGAACAAACAGGAGGAACTGGAGCTCTGCACCCAGTCAGAAAGCTATGCAATCAGGAATAACTGAAACGTAGTGGAACAACTCACTGGCAGGAGCATCATGAAGGATGGCTCTAAGCTGCTTTGTAAagacaggaagggaagaagaggaggaggaggaatcaTGCTCTGTGTTAAGGAGAACTTGAATGTATAGAAGTCAACTATGACAATTTTAGAAGCCTTATCAAATGTTTCTGGGTCAAGATCAGAGGGGTCATTTCCAAGAGGCATCTTGCATCAGGCATCTGCTACCAACCTCCAAACCAAGACAATGAGACCAACAAGGCAATATTTGGGTCACTTAATAAGTTTTGGGTAACAGAACCTGGTTCTTATGGGTGACTTTAACTACCTAGACATTAGATGGAAGAATCCAGCAACTCACAAAACatccatccagctcctggcaTGGAGCAGTAGAGGACTGCTTCCTTGTACAAATGTCAGATGCACCAGCTAGGAATGAGGCATTGCTGGATTTGTTCCTCACAAACCAAGAAAATCTGCTTTGTAATATCTCAGTGACAGCTTTGGCTGCAGTGATACAATATTGTGGATCTGGGATCCTGCTGAGCTCACTGAGAGTTAGTACTAAGACAAGGTTTTCAAGAATGCTCTCCTGGAAGAACAAAAATCATTCATTCCCTTTAAGGGTAAGGAAAGTATGTGGGGCAAGAGACCCCCTTGGCTTAACTGTGAGCTTCTGAGCCTGCTCAAAACCAAGAGAGAGCATAGCAGAAATGGAAAAGCAGGTAAAGGGAAGTGGTAAGATTCCCCAACATTGGACACTTTTAAGATTCAGCTGAACAGGGCACTGGGCCATCTTGTCTAGACCGTGCTTTTGCCAAGAAATGTTGGACCAGGTGATctgtgaggtcccttccaacctgagaATTTTATGATTTTAGGCGTTTAAAGGGAATGGTGAAGGCAGGAGCCTAGAGGAGATCGTGGACTGAAGAGACAAGAAAGGCAGGCTTGCGTGTGGACATCTACTTTGGATTCTAGTTCAAGGCTGTTTTGCTTTACAggatcagaaagaaaaatttaactATACTGAGTAATTGAGAACCTTATAGTATTCATTTTGTGATTGGCTATTCCATCTTTAAAGGTGAGGTTTTGCAATTCATTATCTCAAAGATCTCTTGAGTTTGAAAGACAAGAgcattaatttattaataattttaatctgGATTATGTGGTCTTGCATGAaccataatgaaaaataaaacaaaattacctTCACCTTTTGGCTAGGTCAGCAGCTTTTGAGTAAAATTTTTTAGTGTAATAATATTCTACAAGATGGCCTTGAGCATAGATGTTTCCAcgttctgctgcttctctcaagCACTTCAAAGCAGCTTTAGTGTTTTGACGTATACCTTGTCCATAGAGATACATAATGCCAAGTGCTCCCTGTGATTCCAGATTTCCATTGTCACATGCTTCTGAATGCCAGAAAAAGGCCTAAATGAGAGACAAAGTTGCAGTATATATTTACTTTAGCTGCTTTCCTTGTATACTGTTTCCATAAAATCTTTTATACCAAACTGTAAGAAGTGCTTATAcataaaagaaagcagaatCCTTGTAAGGCTTTTAAACCTGCTCCAGTTACTGTCAGAGCTGTCAATCAGTGACACCTGCTTGATTTCTGAAGGTTACCAAAGGTGACAAAACTTTAATCCATTCTATCATTCTTCCTGATActctcactaaaaaaaaatataaataaatcttGGCTAGAAGCGTCAAGTGAGTCAAAATGAGGGATTCTGGCCATCTGTTCATACAGGCTTAAATGGATAATGCTAAATGTTGCTTAACTACTTAAAATACATCTTTCAGAATCAAATATATCACTGTAATATttccataaaattaaaaattaatttggactcattttcatttcaaaaggtACAAGTGGACTTTACCTCCTTCAGATCTTTTAGAACTGGCATAGAATAAAGCATTCCTAAAGTACTCTGGGCCTTTACACTTGCTTTTGGATTTCCATTGTCTGCAGCAATAAGCCACAACCTAAGAAAATGGGGACAACAAAGTTTAAGTAACACAAAAGCTTATAATTTGTCAGGAAAATGACTGACTGCCCTTACCTTTCAGCCTCTTCGGTTGAATGCTTAACACCACATCCTTCGTAATACGCCCTGCCAAGATTGTATGCAGCTGCAACCTTCAGGTGTCTTGCTTTTGGAGAATCAGAGTTGAGTATTTTAGTCATGTATTCCACTGCCCTTTCCTAAAATTGAGCCATTGAAGTTATTATGTTCAGACTGTGAAGAGGATGAAATAAAGAATCTGAGAACACACTGACTTCTGCAAGAAAGGTAATTTTTCCACTCTGAAGAAAGGCTGAGGCATACTGGTAGGAAAATAGTTCATACCAAAGCAGAAGTGATCTTTAGTTAATAGCCCCTAGATCTTTGACCCcaacatatttttaatgtgaaacaTTTCCTCATAAATGTTCATCTGATATTATATTACTCTTCTTCACTGAtaaaatttttctaaaaaatattattttgcttaCATAAATGCATGTTGCATCCTAAACTTGCAACACTCCCAATTTCAGAATTCTTTGAACTTTTTCATATTGCATAATATATGTGAAATCATAAAACAGTCTTAACAGAAGGTAAAGTGATACGTAGTACACTTTCAAGTCCCTTCATTTAAAATACCTTAGATTCATAAAGGACAAAACCTGATAACGTTAAATAAACAAATGGAGAACATTGTATATGagcaactgcacctcaaaaGTATTTTCTAATCAAGATTTACACTGCTAGGATTTAGCATGGACACCCTGTTTAAATACACTAGAAACAGTGCTTTATAAAAGGTTTCTCAGTTATTCCACTTCCATATTGTAAtacacaaaaaaggaagaaactctgctaaaatgtttatttgcaAGTAAATACATGTGGTAATCATGCAGGCATACAGAACAAATGAACCACCTCTAAACCCCAGCAGAATATTTTCCATTCTGCTGACAATCCTGTAAGCACCAGGCAAGAGTCCCATTTGTTAATATACTgtttggttaatttttttttttgccccctgTCTTGTAATTTATCCTTTCTTTCATCCTGCTTGTATTCTTTCCTCATGCCActctttaagatcatctttaCTGATAAATTAACTCTTGATGGCAAATCATtcctttgtcttccttttttgtaATATAATTATTAAGTTTGAATTCCTCAACTTCTTGCAAATGTAGTTTTTCATTTgtctaatttaaaaatattactgtcAACCACTGACAGAAGCACAATCATCTTTAGCATCTGTGCTAAAAGAATAGaaagtactttaaaaaagtCTTTGTGGAACAGATGTTTTATGTTTTGAAATATAATTGTTTGATTTCCATTTTTGCgcactttattttcatttatatgaACTGCTTATTAAAAAGTAACAAATTAATAGCAATACTTAAATGTAGCTTCCACACAAGATACAATCAAGCCCTTAGaagttacattttaaaatacaaattaccACATTTTTCAGATACATCTATTTTATTATAGCCATTTTTGAGAACTTCCTCAACCCAGAACCCCCTCTCTTTAACGATGCTCTGTAAACATCTATACTTTATGAAACTAATTCTAAATCaaaaagctgtttattttaaactaaacaATCATGCTTACAAAGAAGCTCTTAGTAATTATCAGCTAATAGTAGAAGAAAAGTAGAAAGTGTGCAGCTAGATTACTCACAGGGTCTTTTTCAGTGCCTAGTCCATCATAATACATTACACCAAGCAGAAACATGGCTTGAAAATCTGTAtcctcaatttttttaaattgcgTTAATGCTTCTTCATACAACCCCTGGGAAAGACAAATCAAACAACGAACTACACAGAATGAAGACTAATACAGCAGCTTAACTCTCCAATATATACAGCCTTACAATTTTTCAATCTATAGCATTTCTCTCAtgaacaaaaaccaaaaaaattgaACCATAGAACtggcagaaaacagaaacagagtAAATCAACAGCCACAAGAAAGTTGGATAACCAAAAGACATTCTGAAAAACTTTCCTGCCCTCTTCCAAAACACCATCTTTTTAGTTTAAGGAGATAAAATCTAATTCAGAGTCCCTGCCCTATCTATCTGACATCCTTTAACTTAGGTCTGCTTTTACATCTCAACTAAGGGTTGGTTTCACAAGGACTAATAAACTCAGATGTCTAAGACTTTTACGGACCCATCTGTCTGCCCCACATTTCTTACGAAGGCATcaactgcagcagcagagataCTTTCATTTCTAAGCAAGAATCTTAGGGAGTATTTGCTTCTGCATTAAGaaactatatttaaaaatactgttaaaCAACTGCAGTGTAACAGTTAACTGAGCCTTGTGTccttactaaaatatttttatgcatgCATACTAAGTAAAAACaatattgaaattaaaatgttcttctctatatttttccttcaaattttctgtatgttttgaTAAAACAGTGTCAGACTGCAAAAGCTTAAAACCAAACAATAGTTCAACAGTAAGTCAAATGTCATCACAACTATAAATCGTCCCTTGTTAATACTGTCCAAGCTGTTGTGTAAACCACTAATTGTCTTGGGACCTACCCATTATGACTGTGtgggctttgtttttttaaagaactcgggaggaaaaaaaaaccagttccTTTTCACAACTAGCTGTTGTGAATATCAGAAAAAGAAGTACTGGAGGTACACTGAGAATTTAGTGCTATAAGAAGGAGACATATGGCTCTGATTAGgcagtggtttttttctaacATATAAAAGTGCAGTACTATGAGCACGTGCATTTTTAGGCACTGcagacatattaaaaaaaatgtgaacaTTAAAACTGGCTCAAAGAATAAATTTAAggatgtatatatatatatcatggACATCCAAGCCAGCTTGTCAAGAAACAGACAGGTCTTATGCTCCATGGAGTTAGTCTTGATCATGCCAAAATCTAGTAattcattaatgaaaatatgaagGACAGGGCCCAGAAAGCAGAAACCCTGAGTGAGTTAATTCTCTTCTTGCTGCAAACCCTGAGACTGATTTACACTGTGCCACTGCTACAGTGTAAACAGTACTGAATCCATGCACGTCACACTGGAAAATACCTGAATCAGTACTTGTACTACATTCTTTTTCATGTTCCTGAACTAAGTTCTAATTTTCACAAGAAGCTGAGGTTTAAGTTCACCTGCCAGCCAGTCTTACACTGTTCCCTGAGCATTTGCTTTCAAAGATATGGACAACCAATTTTAGCTGaagtgggcagggacaggaatCTCAAAGATAACATGTTTCAACAAGTTTCATCAAAACTGGTGGTTAGGTGGGGAACAAAGATCAAAAGCTGTGTCTAGGTCAGGGATCAGTACCCCTGGTAACTGAAAACACAGTGCATTGTGTTTGGCCAGTCAGCTGgccaaaaaaaacaacttggCTTGAAAGTTAACTGTAAGGATAGGCTGCTTCTTTTTCATCTGGTCCTAAGATGGCCTGAGAGGGAACTGGAAGACA contains these protein-coding regions:
- the LRP2BP gene encoding LRP2-binding protein isoform X3, with the translated sequence MERCQVPPQAGLGRGRPRVRSGGRSAGAGSSDPARAAAAPLRHRAPARRDRAPPARRARPQPPSGAGLPGGFDRRCWMALHSERLPPDCSAQPAPGTPGDERIYAALFAKLKKFLVRRASDGDPPAPFLDGQRYYEQGLYEEALTQFKKIEDTDFQAMFLLGVMYYDGLGTEKDPERAVEYMTKILNSDSPKARHLKVAAAYNLGRAYYEGCGVKHSTEEAERLWLIAADNGNPKASVKAQSTLGMLYSMPVLKDLKEAFFWHSEACDNGNLESQGALGIMYLYGQGIRQNTKAALKCLREAAERGNIYAQGHLVEYYYTKKFYSKAADLAKRTTENNDINMLAKKADCHPTYVAKGVAMAAFYLARCLQLGRGIKQDQDAAKKYYSKACHLDPAVASDLEVAANLGRI
- the LRP2BP gene encoding LRP2-binding protein isoform X1, encoding MERCQVPPQAGLGRGRPRVRSGGRSAGAGSSDPARAAAAPLRHRAPARRDRAPPARRARPQPPSGAGLPGGFDRRCWMALHSERLPPDCSAQPAPGTPGDERIYAALFAKLKKFLVRRASDGDPPAPFLDGQRYYEQGLYEEALTQFKKIEDTDFQAMFLLGVMYYDGLGTEKDPERAVEYMTKILNSDSPKARHLKVAAAYNLGRAYYEGCGVKHSTEEAERLWLIAADNGNPKASVKAQSTLGMLYSMPVLKDLKEAFFWHSEACDNGNLESQGALGIMYLYGQGIRQNTKAALKCLREAAERGNIYAQGHLVEYYYTKKFYSKAADLAKRTTENNDINMLAKKADCHPTYVAKGVAMAAFYLARCLQLGRGIKQDQDAAKKYYSKTQSVSKEVRNRRWAPPKGTEREDGSE
- the LRP2BP gene encoding LRP2-binding protein isoform X4 translates to MERCQVPPQAGLGRGRPRVRSGGRSAGAGSSDPARAAAAPLRHRAPARRDRAPPARRARPQPPSGAGLPGGFDRRCWMALHSERLPPDCSAQPAPGTPGDERIYAALFAKLKKFLVRRASDGDPPAPFLDGQRYYEQGLYEEALTQFKKIEDTDFQAMFLLGVMYYDGLGTEKDPERAVEYMTKILNSDSPKARHLKVAAAYNLGRAYYEGCGVKHSTEEAERLWLIAADNGNPKASVKAQSTLGMLYSMPVLKDLKEAFFWHSEACDNGNLESQGALGIMYLYGQGIRQNTKAALKCLREAAERGNIYAQGHLVEYYYTKKFYSKAADLAKRTTENNDINMLAKKADCHPTYVAKGVAMAAFYLARCLQLGRGIKQDQDAAKKYYSKLGAFGLHDL
- the LRP2BP gene encoding LRP2-binding protein isoform X2 gives rise to the protein MERCQVPPQAGLGRGRPRVRSGGRSAGAGSSDPARAAAAPLRHRAPARRDRAPPARRARPQPPSGAGLPGGFDRRCWMALHSERLPPDCSAQPAPGTPGDERIYAALFAKLKKFLVRRASDGDPPAPFLDGQRYYEQGLYEEALTQFKKIEDTDFQAMFLLGVMYYDGLGTEKDPERAVEYMTKILNSDSPKARHLKVAAAYNLGRAYYEGCGVKHSTEEAERLWLIAADNGNPKASVKAQSTLGMLYSMPVLKDLKEAFFWHSEACDNGNLESQGALGIMYLYGQGIRQNTKAALKCLREAAERGNIYAQGHLVEYYYTKKFYSKAADLAKRTTENNDINMLAKKADCHPTYVAKGVAMAAFYLARCLQLGRGIKQDQDAAKKYYSKAIQSCTWRIFPVIPKAAHGQLGRQI